In Listeria monocytogenes, the following proteins share a genomic window:
- a CDS encoding ABC transporter ATP-binding protein, with translation MESMKWIWQYVRKYRLLMIGVFILIFIASGISIIYPLLGGKVIDDVVYQNKTNLLIPLLLIMIISTIIRTICRYTYQIMCERIGQNSLFRIREDLYKKLQSLDFDFFNNTRVGDIMARMTGDTDAIRHFVSWVSYNILENVFLFSFAIIIMATIDWKLTLALVILTPLIAILTMKMSSKAQPVFYEIRESFSRLNSMVEENISGNRVVKAFAREDFEMKKFHEHNEDFKKRNLDSADVSRTYLPVLDSLAGMLVVITLIFGGYLVIKGQMTLGDLVAFNGFLWMLNGPMRMSGWLINDVQRFIASSFKIQDMMATDAKIPIHAEKPAPSLQGHVEFKNVSFHFEDDPNTDVLKNISLKASPGQTIAILGETGAGKSTLVNLICRFYDPTSGEILIDGVDARKWHVRELRNHIATVMQDIFLFSDTIEGNIAFGAPDATMEDVRRMARIADADHFIETMPESYDTIVGERGVGLSGGQKQRISLARALLKNPSILILDDTTSAVDMETEVKIQGELKKITENTTTFIIAHRISSVKEADEILILNHGEIIERGTHTSLLAEKGYYFDIYNKQLGTEANVNG, from the coding sequence ATGGAGAGTATGAAATGGATTTGGCAATATGTCCGAAAATATCGATTGCTTATGATTGGTGTATTTATTTTAATTTTTATTGCTTCTGGTATTAGTATTATTTATCCGTTACTTGGCGGAAAAGTGATTGACGATGTTGTCTATCAAAATAAAACGAATTTGCTTATCCCGCTACTTTTAATCATGATTATTTCGACAATTATTCGAACTATTTGCCGTTATACCTATCAGATTATGTGCGAACGAATCGGGCAAAATTCCCTTTTCCGAATTCGAGAAGATTTATATAAAAAGTTGCAATCACTCGATTTTGATTTTTTCAATAATACGCGCGTTGGGGATATTATGGCGCGGATGACTGGTGATACGGATGCGATTCGTCATTTTGTTTCGTGGGTATCTTACAACATTTTGGAAAATGTATTTTTGTTTAGTTTTGCGATTATTATTATGGCCACGATTGACTGGAAACTAACGCTTGCGCTTGTTATCCTAACGCCGCTTATTGCTATTTTAACCATGAAAATGTCGAGCAAAGCCCAACCAGTTTTTTATGAAATTCGGGAGAGCTTTTCACGGCTCAATTCGATGGTGGAAGAGAATATTAGCGGGAATCGCGTCGTAAAAGCATTCGCACGAGAAGATTTTGAAATGAAGAAATTCCATGAACATAATGAGGATTTCAAAAAACGTAATCTAGATTCTGCCGATGTTTCCAGAACCTATTTGCCAGTGCTTGATTCGCTCGCAGGCATGCTCGTTGTCATCACGCTTATTTTCGGTGGCTATTTAGTAATTAAAGGCCAAATGACGCTGGGAGATTTAGTTGCCTTCAATGGATTTCTATGGATGCTGAATGGCCCGATGCGGATGAGTGGTTGGCTGATTAACGACGTTCAACGCTTTATCGCTTCTTCGTTTAAAATTCAAGACATGATGGCGACGGACGCTAAAATTCCCATCCACGCTGAAAAACCTGCGCCATCACTTCAAGGTCACGTCGAGTTTAAAAATGTCAGTTTTCATTTCGAGGACGACCCAAACACGGACGTACTCAAAAATATTTCACTAAAAGCTTCTCCAGGCCAAACAATTGCTATTTTGGGCGAAACTGGCGCAGGAAAATCAACGCTCGTCAACTTAATTTGCCGGTTTTACGATCCAACTTCCGGTGAAATTTTAATTGATGGCGTCGATGCGCGAAAATGGCATGTGCGGGAACTTAGAAATCATATCGCCACGGTGATGCAAGATATTTTCCTATTTTCTGATACGATTGAAGGAAATATTGCATTTGGCGCTCCTGATGCAACAATGGAGGATGTCCGGCGTATGGCGCGAATTGCAGACGCGGACCACTTCATTGAAACCATGCCTGAAAGTTATGACACGATTGTTGGTGAACGCGGTGTTGGACTTTCTGGAGGGCAAAAGCAGCGCATATCTTTAGCTCGTGCTCTTTTAAAAAATCCATCCATTTTGATTTTGGATGATACCACTTCCGCTGTCGATATGGAAACCGAAGTGAAAATCCAAGGCGAATTAAAAAAAATCACGGAAAATACGACCACATTTATCATTGCACACCGGATTTCTTCTGTAAAAGAAGCCGATGAAATTTTAATTTTAAATCATGGCGAAATCATCGAACGCGGTACACACACTAGTTTGCTAGCAGAAAAAGGTTATTATTTTGATATTTACAATAAACAACTTGGAACGGAGGCGAATGTGAATGGCTAG
- a CDS encoding AraC family transcriptional regulator codes for MLKINTTTFNPQILYIANCYTNEVRVGENHHHDFLEISIICEGNVIYDIEGERVKLGKGDMLIFNPGVNHYDITEPGMTNAQLHIGFRNFALEGYTRNTFPFKKAFLRKKEEESAILSISKQIIEEKDAGKPGYDLILKAFVMQLIIHVLREATPEQLENNGVKLSTDEQQKQILVNEIIHYMEKHHTEDVSLSTLSQTMYISPAYISKVFKEETGESPINYLIKIRLTRAEELLKNKDVTVKQAANMVGYNDAYYFSKLFKKYYGFPPSENWRKSS; via the coding sequence ATGCTGAAAATAAATACGACCACATTTAATCCGCAAATTTTGTATATCGCGAATTGTTATACGAATGAGGTGCGCGTAGGTGAAAATCACCATCATGATTTTTTGGAAATCTCGATTATTTGTGAGGGAAACGTTATTTATGATATTGAAGGCGAGCGAGTCAAACTTGGAAAAGGCGATATGCTGATTTTTAATCCTGGCGTGAATCATTACGATATAACCGAACCAGGTATGACGAATGCGCAACTCCATATAGGTTTTCGGAACTTTGCACTGGAAGGATACACGCGAAATACGTTCCCGTTTAAAAAGGCCTTTTTACGAAAAAAAGAAGAGGAATCTGCTATTTTATCTATTTCTAAACAAATTATAGAAGAAAAAGACGCTGGAAAACCTGGATATGACTTGATTTTAAAAGCTTTCGTTATGCAATTAATTATCCATGTTTTACGCGAAGCCACCCCAGAACAACTTGAAAATAACGGCGTCAAATTATCTACCGACGAGCAGCAAAAACAGATACTTGTAAACGAAATTATTCATTATATGGAAAAACACCATACAGAAGATGTCTCGCTCTCAACGCTTTCGCAAACGATGTACATTAGCCCCGCCTATATCTCCAAAGTATTTAAAGAAGAAACCGGGGAATCACCAATTAACTACTTAATCAAAATTCGCCTTACTCGTGCAGAAGAATTATTGAAGAATAAAGACGTTACCGTAAAACAGGCCGCAAATATGGTCGGATATAATGATGCTTATTATTTTAGTAAGCTTTTCAAGAAATATTACGGATTTCCACCATCAGAAAACTGGCGCAAATCGAGTTAG
- a CDS encoding alpha/beta hydrolase produces MEYKKALAFIKSNSILEQEEGTEVIFKRAQETARGNLDPFLLKDLKQHLGGTNDAIKEAPQEIQMPDFSNLEIATAAALQMRATMGSPNIDLSNGVTTEYRVVEGDYGDIPVRIYRHEEATKPVPAFIFYHGGGFVGGTPAVVENFCKGIAEKLPAVVINVDYHLAPEFPAPAAPKDCYRVLEWVVEQSDELGIDASKIGVSGDSAGGTLAAAVSYMDYEAETNYVGFQALLYPALTLVDEDNDKYKWDISKFGASEETLPLVAPGIIGMNGSGELLRTAYVRDENPASPIYSPLSAVDKSIYPPTLIASAEFDALRAFADIFAKELRASGVQTKAIVYQGMCHAFIDKYGIFPQAEDVADEIVQMMKEIF; encoded by the coding sequence ATGGAATATAAAAAAGCTTTAGCGTTTATAAAATCAAATAGCATTCTAGAACAAGAAGAAGGAACTGAAGTTATTTTTAAACGGGCACAAGAAACAGCTCGAGGGAATTTGGATCCTTTTTTATTAAAAGACCTGAAACAACATCTTGGCGGTACGAATGATGCGATAAAAGAAGCGCCGCAAGAAATCCAAATGCCAGATTTTTCTAATTTGGAAATAGCAACGGCAGCTGCACTACAAATGCGAGCAACGATGGGAAGTCCGAATATTGATTTATCAAACGGCGTAACTACGGAATATCGGGTTGTTGAAGGCGATTATGGCGATATTCCGGTACGAATTTATCGTCATGAGGAAGCAACCAAACCAGTTCCCGCATTCATTTTTTATCATGGTGGTGGCTTTGTTGGTGGAACGCCGGCTGTAGTGGAGAATTTTTGTAAAGGTATCGCGGAAAAGTTACCGGCAGTTGTTATTAATGTAGACTATCATTTAGCTCCAGAATTTCCGGCACCAGCAGCTCCAAAAGATTGTTACCGGGTGCTTGAATGGGTAGTGGAACAAAGCGACGAACTCGGCATCGACGCTTCGAAAATAGGTGTTTCCGGAGATAGCGCGGGCGGAACTTTAGCAGCGGCGGTAAGTTATATGGATTATGAAGCAGAGACAAATTATGTAGGATTTCAAGCCTTACTTTACCCAGCGCTAACGTTAGTAGATGAAGATAATGATAAGTATAAGTGGGATATTTCCAAGTTTGGGGCATCCGAAGAGACACTTCCGCTCGTTGCGCCAGGTATCATTGGAATGAACGGCTCTGGCGAATTACTGCGGACAGCCTATGTTAGAGACGAAAATCCCGCATCGCCAATTTATTCTCCACTATCGGCCGTAGATAAAAGTATTTATCCGCCTACACTTATAGCCAGTGCGGAGTTTGACGCGTTACGAGCTTTTGCAGATATTTTTGCTAAAGAACTGCGAGCAAGTGGTGTACAAACAAAAGCAATCGTTTACCAAGGAATGTGTCATGCTTTCATTGATAAATACGGGATTTTCCCTCAAGCGGAAGACGTGGCAGATGAAATTGTTCAAATGATGAAAGAAATATTTTAA
- a CDS encoding EAL domain-containing protein, which produces MGLMKFQLFIQPKLDVLQGNIVEYEILLRDDSAVPRFPLSELEAVLADEELYLAFSEWFSEAFLDVLKKYPNDRFAINIAPQQLFYIETLHWLDKLKSESHRITVEMTEDIFDVPGHKRHLNANDKDAFILNKIKVIHGLGYHIAIDDVSCGLNSLERVMSYLPYIIEIKFSLIHFKNIPLEDLLLFIKAWANFAQKNKLDFVVEGIETKETMTLLESHGVSIFQGYLVNKPFPV; this is translated from the coding sequence ATGGGACTCATGAAATTTCAGCTTTTTATTCAGCCAAAATTAGATGTTCTTCAGGGAAATATTGTCGAATATGAAATACTTTTACGTGATGATAGTGCAGTTCCTAGATTTCCTCTATCAGAATTAGAAGCTGTACTCGCGGACGAAGAACTGTACTTAGCTTTTTCCGAGTGGTTTAGCGAGGCGTTCTTAGACGTTTTAAAGAAATATCCAAATGATCGATTTGCCATAAATATTGCGCCACAACAGCTTTTTTACATAGAAACACTCCACTGGCTAGACAAATTAAAAAGCGAGAGTCATCGTATAACTGTAGAAATGACCGAAGATATTTTCGATGTACCCGGGCATAAACGCCACCTTAATGCGAACGATAAAGACGCATTTATTCTAAATAAAATTAAAGTGATTCACGGTCTCGGCTACCATATCGCTATAGACGATGTTAGTTGCGGATTGAACAGCCTAGAGCGAGTGATGAGCTACCTACCTTACATAATAGAGATTAAATTCTCCCTCATTCATTTCAAAAATATACCATTAGAAGATTTACTACTATTTATTAAAGCTTGGGCAAATTTTGCTCAAAAAAATAAGCTTGATTTTGTTGTTGAAGGAATTGAAACGAAAGAAACCATGACTCTTTTAGAAAGTCATGGCGTCTCGATTTTTCAAGGTTATTTAGTTAATAAGCCATTTCCGGTTTGA
- a CDS encoding Crp/Fnr family transcriptional regulator, which produces MLHNIDFSAIFSSDYSNKVSFKKGEIIHSYREYEEKPAQIGAILEGTAVLEGPTNEGRWMINALISQHSLFGMESLLETKRAPELTEYRVRALENGTALFIDREFLLNYLYANPHFFHLILDEVIVRYLFTAKNYKNINQAPIIKVTRILVEIIELLHLHQTEGPIELPVFVTQTFLADYCRSSRARITESLEELRENGLLLAKKPIIISSHEKLLDQVDSFQTGNGLLTK; this is translated from the coding sequence ATGCTTCACAATATAGATTTTTCAGCTATTTTTTCTAGTGATTATTCGAATAAAGTTTCTTTTAAAAAAGGAGAAATTATTCATTCTTATAGAGAGTACGAAGAAAAACCGGCGCAAATAGGCGCTATTTTAGAGGGAACTGCTGTTTTAGAAGGCCCTACAAATGAAGGACGTTGGATGATAAATGCTTTGATAAGTCAACATTCACTTTTTGGGATGGAAAGTTTACTCGAAACAAAAAGAGCGCCTGAACTTACTGAATACCGCGTTCGCGCATTAGAAAACGGTACGGCTCTTTTTATTGACCGTGAGTTTCTTCTCAATTATTTGTATGCAAATCCACATTTTTTCCATCTCATACTTGATGAGGTTATTGTTAGATATCTATTTACTGCAAAAAATTACAAGAATATTAATCAAGCACCCATTATCAAAGTGACACGCATTTTGGTGGAAATTATTGAGCTGCTTCATTTGCATCAAACAGAAGGACCTATTGAGCTCCCAGTCTTTGTCACGCAAACTTTCTTAGCTGATTATTGTCGTTCTAGTCGTGCCAGAATTACTGAATCGCTAGAAGAATTACGCGAAAATGGCTTGTTGCTCGCTAAGAAACCCATTATCATTAGTTCGCATGAGAAACTACTCGATCAAGTCGATAGCTTTCAAACCGGAAATGGCTTATTAACTAAATAA
- a CDS encoding ImmA/IrrE family metallo-endopeptidase — protein MYEKLVNKYQDEVTIREEKMPYKLPGLYLNGTIFISKDQSSIEKGCVLVEELMHYKYTVGNITKQETLMDKKQEIFARRKGYEELIPLDDIIACFYLGLREYFEVAEFLEVTEEFLRHTVSHYAEKYGPMYDYGGYLINFGNSIDVYKKF, from the coding sequence TTGTACGAAAAATTGGTAAATAAATACCAAGACGAGGTAACAATCAGAGAAGAGAAAATGCCTTATAAACTGCCAGGTCTCTATTTAAATGGGACGATTTTTATTAGTAAAGATCAATCTTCCATTGAAAAAGGTTGTGTTTTAGTAGAGGAATTGATGCATTACAAATATACTGTAGGTAATATCACCAAGCAGGAAACCCTTATGGATAAAAAACAAGAGATTTTCGCTCGTCGCAAAGGTTACGAGGAACTAATACCGCTAGATGATATTATTGCATGTTTTTATCTAGGGTTACGAGAATATTTTGAAGTAGCGGAGTTTTTAGAGGTTACGGAAGAATTTTTGCGCCATACAGTTTCTCATTACGCGGAAAAATATGGTCCAATGTATGATTATGGTGGATATCTCATAAATTTTGGCAATTCCATTGATGTTTATAAGAAGTTTTGA
- a CDS encoding helix-turn-helix transcriptional regulator translates to MELNKFVGNKIKQYREERGLNQEALAEKLHTTRQTISRYENGDRKANQDVLFELAKIFNKRLDDFFPERNLPPVDERLVTIAAHIDDDVTEEEMRDILAYIEMKKKLHRGM, encoded by the coding sequence ATGGAGTTAAATAAATTTGTAGGAAATAAAATAAAACAATATCGCGAGGAACGAGGCTTAAATCAAGAAGCATTAGCAGAGAAGCTTCATACGACTCGCCAAACTATTAGCCGCTATGAAAATGGCGATCGAAAAGCAAATCAAGATGTTTTATTTGAACTTGCAAAAATCTTCAACAAACGATTAGATGACTTTTTTCCTGAAAGAAATTTACCGCCTGTTGATGAACGCTTGGTGACAATTGCAGCCCATATTGATGACGATGTAACCGAAGAAGAAATGCGGGATATTTTAGCTTATATAGAGATGAAGAAAAAACTCCATCGCGGGATGTGA
- the lmaD gene encoding protein LmaD produces MDRKLLKEKQIQLIFQLEQEENRFIRKRLIEELEFFEALGDREKGLLTAEQKLLILTPSEYREYKRTKSDVQISRLIGVSRSSLAEWKRKKGLNRKKSQPVQQEMIDVLAFHLDKTKDEIGALPASAIECQYEAFVINEAHN; encoded by the coding sequence ATGGATAGAAAACTTTTAAAAGAAAAGCAAATCCAACTAATTTTTCAACTAGAACAAGAAGAAAATCGATTTATTCGAAAACGTTTGATAGAAGAGTTGGAGTTTTTTGAAGCACTTGGGGACAGAGAAAAAGGATTGTTAACAGCGGAGCAAAAGTTGCTTATTTTAACGCCTAGTGAATACCGAGAATACAAACGAACTAAATCAGATGTGCAAATTAGTAGGTTAATTGGAGTATCGAGATCGTCTCTTGCGGAATGGAAGCGAAAAAAAGGTTTAAATAGAAAAAAGTCGCAACCGGTTCAGCAGGAAATGATTGATGTATTAGCTTTTCATTTAGATAAAACAAAAGACGAAATTGGCGCTTTACCTGCTTCGGCGATTGAATGTCAGTATGAGGCTTTTGTGATTAATGAAGCTCACAATTAA
- the lmaC gene encoding protein LmaC yields MQVLVLPENKDINYIKTVQEVKRFFADFERFRVITGLSKKPHLLRNGFLEEPQFAPVAFSARHNKEVILEARWLVEKYTEMLNQMDDLYRTILMECYVERKQDVAVMMDLPYEIAQFKRIKKRAVLEIATLMGILVRK; encoded by the coding sequence ATGCAGGTTTTAGTTTTACCAGAAAATAAGGATATCAATTATATAAAAACGGTCCAAGAAGTAAAACGATTTTTTGCGGATTTTGAGCGGTTTCGGGTGATTACGGGGTTATCAAAAAAGCCACACTTACTTAGAAATGGTTTTCTGGAAGAGCCGCAGTTTGCGCCGGTAGCATTTTCTGCTAGACATAATAAAGAGGTCATTTTGGAAGCGCGATGGTTGGTAGAGAAATATACTGAAATGTTAAATCAGATGGATGATTTATATCGCACTATTTTGATGGAATGTTACGTGGAACGAAAACAAGATGTGGCGGTAATGATGGATTTACCGTACGAAATTGCCCAGTTTAAACGGATAAAAAAACGAGCAGTATTAGAAATCGCAACGCTAATGGGAATTTTAGTAAGGAAATGA
- a CDS encoding holin family protein, giving the protein MEVILKIGILGFGAVFGYLFGEVDLLVKVLVCFIVADYISGLLASGYLGELSSKMGFKGIAKKIAILILVAIAHQIDLILGTHNTTRDAVIFFYLANELISILENFVRMGMKVPEVLKNLILIFDAKSGDEEEKHDKDMD; this is encoded by the coding sequence ATGGAAGTCATACTAAAAATTGGGATTTTAGGTTTTGGCGCGGTGTTTGGATACTTGTTTGGGGAAGTGGATTTATTGGTAAAAGTGCTGGTGTGCTTTATTGTAGCTGACTATATTTCTGGGCTACTCGCTTCAGGGTATCTTGGGGAACTTAGCAGCAAAATGGGTTTCAAAGGAATCGCGAAAAAAATCGCTATCTTAATTTTAGTGGCTATTGCGCATCAAATAGATTTGATTCTGGGAACGCATAATACAACGCGGGATGCGGTTATCTTTTTCTATTTGGCGAATGAGCTGATTTCCATCTTGGAAAATTTCGTTCGAATGGGGATGAAGGTCCCGGAAGTATTGAAAAATTTAATTTTGATTTTTGATGCTAAGTCAGGGGACGAGGAGGAAAAGCATGACAAAGATATGGATTGA
- a CDS encoding bifunctional metallophosphatase/5'-nucleotidase translates to MKVNKFFKKTTHVLLVAGLTIGLTAPFTGTTAQAAADTVPIQILGINDFHGALETASKDASGSPIGGADYLATNLDNATNSFLQANPGATTDNAIRVQAGDMVGASPAVSGLLQDEPTMKVLQKMNFEVGTLGNHEFDEGLPEYKRILDGVSTNKFGPIVEAYPRVKSDMKIVAANVVNKGTNTVAEGFLPYYVKEIDGVKVGFIGIVTTEIPNLVLANHIKDYDFLDEAETIVKYSAELRGQGVNAIVVLSHVPALSTGNPNTGTKQDVAGEAANMMTKANELDPNNSVDLVLAGHNHQYTNGLVGKTRIVQSYNNGKAFSDVTGELDKTTGDFVTPPDAKITYNTRSVTPNADITAVTEDAKSRIEGVINETIGLANKDVISRDTNPDNKAIDDKESELGNMITDAQRYMANKAGADVDFAMTNNGGIRSDLTTRLANGQNEITWGAAQAVQPFGNILQVVEMTGADILEALNQQYLSNQTYFLQISGLKYTFTDTDDLDHAYKVASVTTEDGTPLKADQKYKVVINDFLFGGGDGFSAFKKANLVTAIDPDTETFINYIKDQKAAGKVITAQKEGRKVYKSQAEIDKETEDAAIKAIKDATKINKLAEKDKTLTGTTLPGATVSVQKATANARMALAAGPNATADANGKFSVDVTSLNLKKGDQITTTITDPNGYSTTFQATVQAAATTPPDNGNGGTDNGNGNGNNGGTDGNGGTNNGNGSGTNGGTTTTEDPTTTTPNTSTTGTSSNTSLPTTGDTAGFATVFGIILTTTALYVLRKRS, encoded by the coding sequence GTGAAAGTGAACAAATTTTTCAAGAAAACTACACATGTTTTACTCGTAGCAGGGCTCACAATCGGACTTACAGCACCATTCACCGGGACAACAGCACAAGCAGCAGCGGATACCGTTCCCATTCAAATTTTGGGAATAAATGATTTCCACGGAGCGCTTGAAACAGCCTCTAAAGATGCATCAGGCTCACCAATTGGCGGAGCAGATTACTTAGCTACCAATTTGGATAATGCCACTAACTCATTTTTACAGGCAAATCCTGGGGCGACAACTGACAATGCTATCCGTGTTCAAGCGGGCGACATGGTCGGCGCAAGTCCAGCAGTATCAGGTTTACTTCAAGACGAGCCAACGATGAAAGTTCTCCAAAAAATGAATTTCGAAGTCGGCACATTAGGTAACCATGAGTTTGATGAAGGATTACCTGAATACAAACGAATTTTGGATGGGGTTTCTACAAACAAGTTCGGACCAATCGTAGAAGCTTATCCACGCGTTAAAAGTGACATGAAAATCGTCGCAGCTAACGTAGTCAACAAAGGAACAAACACAGTCGCAGAAGGCTTTTTACCATACTATGTAAAAGAAATTGATGGCGTCAAAGTTGGCTTCATCGGTATCGTTACAACAGAAATTCCTAACTTAGTTCTTGCAAATCATATTAAAGACTACGATTTCCTTGACGAAGCAGAAACAATCGTTAAATACTCTGCTGAACTTAGAGGCCAAGGCGTTAACGCAATCGTTGTTCTATCTCACGTTCCCGCACTTTCTACTGGAAATCCTAACACTGGAACAAAACAAGATGTAGCTGGGGAAGCTGCTAATATGATGACAAAAGCAAATGAATTAGACCCAAATAACTCGGTCGATTTAGTTCTTGCTGGACACAATCACCAATACACAAATGGATTAGTCGGAAAAACTCGTATCGTCCAAAGTTACAACAATGGTAAAGCTTTTTCAGATGTAACTGGCGAACTCGATAAAACTACCGGCGATTTCGTTACACCACCTGACGCTAAAATTACATACAACACGAGAAGCGTCACACCAAATGCCGATATTACAGCTGTAACTGAAGATGCGAAAAGCCGCATTGAAGGGGTTATCAACGAAACTATCGGACTAGCGAATAAAGACGTTATTTCTCGTGACACAAATCCAGACAACAAAGCAATTGACGATAAAGAATCCGAGCTTGGTAATATGATTACGGATGCGCAACGTTACATGGCAAATAAAGCCGGCGCCGATGTCGACTTTGCTATGACTAACAACGGCGGAATTCGTTCTGACCTTACTACTCGTCTTGCAAATGGCCAAAACGAAATCACATGGGGCGCGGCTCAAGCTGTTCAACCATTTGGTAACATTTTGCAAGTAGTCGAAATGACTGGTGCTGATATTTTGGAAGCTCTAAACCAACAATATTTAAGCAACCAAACTTATTTCCTACAAATTTCTGGACTAAAATACACTTTCACAGATACAGATGACTTGGATCACGCGTACAAAGTTGCGAGCGTTACAACAGAAGACGGAACTCCTTTAAAAGCTGACCAAAAATACAAAGTCGTAATCAATGACTTCCTATTTGGCGGTGGCGATGGATTCTCTGCCTTCAAAAAAGCAAATCTAGTAACTGCAATCGACCCAGATACTGAAACATTCATCAACTACATCAAAGACCAAAAAGCTGCTGGAAAAGTCATTACAGCTCAAAAAGAAGGACGTAAAGTCTACAAATCCCAAGCTGAAATCGACAAAGAAACCGAAGATGCAGCTATCAAAGCAATCAAAGACGCAACAAAAATCAATAAACTAGCCGAAAAAGACAAAACTCTAACTGGAACTACTTTACCCGGAGCTACAGTTTCTGTTCAAAAGGCAACTGCTAACGCAAGAATGGCGCTTGCTGCCGGACCTAACGCAACAGCTGACGCAAATGGCAAGTTTTCCGTAGATGTAACATCTTTAAACCTTAAAAAAGGCGACCAAATCACAACAACTATCACTGACCCGAACGGATATAGCACCACTTTCCAAGCAACTGTTCAAGCTGCGGCAACGACTCCTCCAGATAACGGAAACGGCGGCACGGATAATGGTAATGGAAACGGAAATAACGGTGGCACAGATGGAAATGGCGGAACAAATAACGGTAACGGCTCCGGCACAAATGGCGGAACTACTACTACCGAAGATCCGACAACTACGACACCAAATACATCAACAACAGGAACTTCATCTAACACATCCTTACCAACAACTGGTGATACAGCTGGATTTGCAACTGTATTCGGTATTATTTTAACGACTACTGCGCTTTATGTTTTGCGGAAGAGAAGTTAA
- a CDS encoding EAL domain-containing protein, which translates to MDISSTEIWDAIRRNSYLLYYQPKVDAKTNKIIGFEGLIRLKTATTILAPIDFFDDIVLLNATREMQDFVAETAIKQINQLGGRFSISINIPAHYVASSTYMTFLHDYVKEHLKYPECLEIEIIERGEITELAIADKNLRKIKDLGVKVSMDDFGKGYSSLAYLRSLPIDIVKTDMSFIALLKTDRKQQIIIRAIVNLCHDLGGKVVTEGVEDMEQVEKLREMKVDYFQGYYFSRPLPMEDIKEKYSIV; encoded by the coding sequence ATGGATATCTCAAGTACGGAAATATGGGATGCAATTAGGAGAAATAGTTATTTGCTATATTATCAACCAAAAGTAGATGCGAAAACGAATAAAATTATTGGTTTTGAAGGTTTGATTCGATTAAAAACGGCAACAACCATTTTGGCTCCAATTGATTTCTTTGATGATATTGTCCTTTTAAATGCAACGCGGGAAATGCAAGATTTTGTAGCTGAAACAGCGATAAAACAGATTAATCAGCTAGGAGGACGTTTTTCAATTTCGATTAATATTCCGGCACATTATGTAGCGAGCAGTACGTATATGACTTTTTTACATGATTATGTGAAAGAACATTTAAAGTATCCGGAATGCTTAGAAATAGAGATTATCGAACGGGGCGAAATTACGGAACTTGCTATCGCGGATAAAAACTTACGAAAAATAAAAGACCTTGGTGTCAAAGTGAGTATGGATGACTTTGGGAAAGGTTACAGTTCACTGGCTTATTTGCGCAGCTTACCGATTGATATTGTGAAAACAGATATGTCCTTTATCGCGCTTTTAAAAACAGATCGAAAACAACAAATTATTATTCGCGCGATTGTCAATTTGTGCCATGATTTAGGCGGGAAAGTAGTTACAGAAGGTGTAGAAGACATGGAGCAAGTCGAAAAATTACGAGAAATGAAAGTAGACTATTTCCAAGGTTATTATTTTAGTAGACCACTACCGATGGAAGATATTAAAGAAAAATATTCGATTGTGTAA